In Astatotilapia calliptera unplaced genomic scaffold, fAstCal1.2 U_scaffold_1, whole genome shotgun sequence, one DNA window encodes the following:
- the LOC113017183 gene encoding tripartite motif-containing protein 16-like codes for MAQQGVQVDRETITCSICLDLLKDPVAIPCGHSYCMNCIKMYFDEEERKGIHSCPQCRKIFIPRPVLVKNIVLADLVEQLKKTGLQAAPADHCYAGPEDVACDVCTGRKLKAIKSCLVCLASYCEKHLQPHYDAAPLKKHKLVAPSKKLQENICSRHDEVMKIFCRTDQQSICYLCTVDEHKGHETVPAAAERTEKQKELEVRRLNIQQRIQEREKDVKLLQQEVEAINGSADKAVEDSEKMFTELIRLLQKRSSDVKQQVRSQQETEVSRVKELQEKLEQEIAELKRKDSELEQFAYTEDHNHFIHNYPSLSALSESTHSSSINIRPLSYFEDVTAAVSETRDKLQDILREEWTNISLTVTEVDVLLSLPAPKTRPEFLKYSCDITLDPNTANRYLLLSEGNRKVTVTKQPLHSEHSDRFTFWYQVLSRESLTGRCYYEVEWSGKAGIYVAVAYKNISRVGRSDESGFGWNDKSWALSCKTERYQFLYNKNKTRLSGPRSSRVGVYLDHSAGILSFYSVSETMTLLHKVRATFTQPLYAGLFLFDCGVTGEFSKLK; via the coding sequence ATGGCACAGCAAGGAGTTCAAGTGGATCGAGAAACCATCACTTGTTCCAtctgtttggatctactgaaggaTCCGGTGGCTAttccctgtggacacagctactgcatgAACTGTATTAAAATGTACTTTGATGAAGAGGAACGGAAgggaatccacagctgccctcagtgcagGAAGATTTTCATACCAAGGCCTGTCCTGGTTAAAAACATTGTGTTAGCAGATTtagtggagcagctgaagaagactggactccaagctgctccagctgatcactgctatgctggacctgaagatgtggcctgtgatgtctgcactggGAGAAAGCTGAAAGCCATCAAGTCCTGTTTAGTCTGTCTGGCCTCTTACTGTGAGAAACATCTCCAACCTCACTATGATGCAGCtccattaaagaaacacaagctggtggccccctccaagaagctccaggagaacatctgctctcgtcatgatgaggtgatgaagattttctgtcgtactgatcagcagagtatctgttatctctgcacagtggatgaacataaaggccatgaaacagtcccagcagcagcagaaaggactgagaagcagaaggagctCGAGGTGAGACGactaaacatccagcagagaatccaggagcgagagaaagatgtgaagctgcttcaacaggaggtggaggccatcaatggctctgctgataaagcagtggaggacagtgagaagatgttcactgagctgatccgtctcctccagaaaagaagctctgatgtgaagcagcaggtcagatcccagcaggaaactgaagtgagtcgagtcaaagagcttcaggagaagctggagcaggagatcgctgagctgaagaggaaagacaGCGAGCTGGAGCAGTTCGCATACACAGAGGATCACAACCATTTTATACACAactacccctcactgtcagcactcagtgagtctacacactcatccagcatcaatattcgtcctctgagctactttgaggatgtgacagcagctgtgtcagagaccagagataaactacaggacattctgagagaggaatggacaaacatctcactgacagtcactgaagtggatgttttactgtcactACCAGCGCCAAAGACCAGACCTgaattcttaaaatattcatgtgacatcacactggatccaaacacagcaaacagatATCTGTTATTGTCTGAAGGAAACAGAAAAGTAACAGTAACAAAACAACCATTACATTCTGAACATTCAGATAGATTCACCTTTTGGTATCAGGTCCTGAGTAGAGAGAGTTTGACTGGACGTTGTTACTATGAGGTGGAGTGGAGTGGGAAAGCGGGAATTTATGTAGCAGTTGCTTACAAAAATATCAGTAGAGTAGGGCGCTCAGATGAAAGTGGATTTGGATGGAATGACAAATCCTGGGCTTTAAGTTGTAAAACAGAGCGTTATCAGTTTttgtacaacaaaaacaaaactcgcCTCTCAGGTCCTCGGTcctccagagtaggagtgtacctggatcacagtGCAGGCATCCTGTCCTTCTACAGTGTATCTGAAACTATGACCCTTCTCCACAAAGTTCGGgccacattcactcagccgctctatgccggactttttctttttgactgtGGTGTTACTGGCGAGTTTAGTAAACTTAAATAG